One window of the Benincasa hispida cultivar B227 chromosome 3, ASM972705v1, whole genome shotgun sequence genome contains the following:
- the LOC120074214 gene encoding phosphatidylinositol 4-phosphate 5-kinase 5-like, with product MSRESGVLKAWEATVRKTQAAKKRAHSIFGTTSVAHADDGDIDGGGGGCEAMESELNTGEVYHADRILPNGDYYTGQWCDSFPHGQGKYLWTDGCMYVGEWSKGKTMGRGRFSWPSGATYEGEFKSGYMDGIGTYTGSNGDTYKGNWVMNLKHGHGVKSFSNGDCYDGEWRRGLQEGNGRYQWKNGNHYVGEWKNGEICGKGSFVWSNGKRYEGNWETGLPRGNGTFKWPDGSFYVGYWSKDPQEQNGSYYPSTSTGNVHWDPQDVYNVDFSDCKICLGEKVSILPSQKKLAVWRSSKGEDGAKPRRMSVDGRVSVEVEKPFDRMQMWGGGDMDDYAAGCCSERTSSVGGGGGGRGDVTDYMLGLNLDKEGLGMPMKMPRSSKRQGETICKGHKNYDLMLNLQLGIRHSVGRPAPTASLDLKPSAFDPKEKVWTKFPPEGSKYTPPHQSCEFKWKDYCPLVFRTLRKLFKVDPADYMLSICGNDALRELSSPGKSGSFFYLTNDDRYMIKTMKKSEAKVLIRMLSAYYNHVRAFETTLVTKFYGLHCVKLTGPIQKKVRFIIMGNLFCSEYSIHRRFDLKGSILGRTTDKPESEIDETTILKDLDLNFIFRLQKSWFQEFCRQIDRDCEFLEQERIMDYSLLVGLHFRETSAAGDLIPSGARTPIGGPDNEAAPRLSRVDLDQLFLDPSRWSSIKLGVNMPARVERTVRKSDSEFQLVGEPTGEYYDVVMFFGVIDILQDYDISKKLEHAYKSIQYDPTSISAVDPKQYSKRFRDFIFNIFAEDETNFE from the exons ATGAGCAGAGAAAGTGGCGTTTTGAAGGCATGGGAAGCGACGGTACGCAAAACTCAAGCGGCTAAGAAACGAGCTCACAGCATTTTCGGCACAACATCGGTAGCTCATGCCGACGATGGCGACATCGACGGCGGTGGTGGCGGCTGCGAAGCGATGGAATCTGAATTGAATACCGGCGAGGTTTATCATGCCGACAGAATCCTCCCAAATGGCGACTATTACACAGGCCAATGGTGCGATAGCTTCCCTCATGGCCAAGGCAAATACTTATGGACCGATGGCTGTATGTACGTCGGTGAATGGAGCAAAGGCAAGACGATGGGCCGAGGCCGGTTCAGTTGGCCTTCAGGAGCCACTTATGAAGGAGAATTCAAGAGTGGTTATATGGATGGGATTGGAACTTATACAGGTTCAAATGGGGATACTTATAAAGGGAATTGGGTGATGAATTTGAAACATGGACATGGAGTTAAAAGCTTCTCAAATGGGGATTGTTATGATGGGGAATGGAGAAGAGGATTACAAGAAGGGAATGGGAGATATCAATGGAAAAATGGGAATCATTATGTTGGAGAATGGAAGAATGGTGAGATTTGTGGGAAAGGGAGTTTTGTTTGGAGTAATGGGAAGAGATATGAAGGGAATTGGGAAACTGGTTTGCCTAGAGGGAATGGGACTTTCAAATGGCCTGATGGGAGTTTCTATGTGGGGTATTGGAGTAAAGATCCACAAGAACAGAATGGGAGTTATTATCCTTCTACTTCAACTGGGAATGTGCATTGGGATCCTCAAGATGTGTATAATGTTGATTTTAGTGATTGCAAGATCTGTCTTGGAGAGAAGGTTTCGATTTTGCCGTCGCAGAAGAAGTTAGCGGTGTGGAGATCGTCGAAAGGGGAGGATGGAGCGAAGCCGAGGAGGATGTCAGTTGATGGTAGGGTGAGTGTTGAAGTTGAGAAGCCGTTTGATAGAATGCAGATGTGGGGAGGTGGAGATATGGATGATTATGCGGCAGGGTGTTGTAGCGAGAGAACGTCGTCGGTCGGAGGAGGAGGAGGTGGTCGAGGGGATGTGACTGATTATATGTTGGGGTTGAATTTAGATAAGGAGGGACTTGGGATGCCAATGAAAATGCCAAGGTCTTCTAAGAGGCAGGGAGAGACAATCTGCAAAGGGCACAAGAACTATGATctaatgctcaatttgcaactTGGGATCAG GCATTCGGTAGGAAGACCGGCTCCGACGGCTTCACTCGACTTGAAGCCTTCAGCTTTCGATCCTAAGGAAAAAGTTTGGACCAAATTTCCTCCAGAAGGAAGCAAATACACTCCACCCCACCAGTCATGTGAGTTCAAATGGAAGGACTATTGCCCTTTGGTTTTCAG AACTCTGAGGAAATTGTTCAAGGTGGATCCCGCTGATTATATGCTATCAATCTGCGGGAACGATGCGCTGCGGGAACTCTCGTCTCCTGGTAAAAGTGGTAGCTTCTTCTACTTGACCAATGACGACCGATATATGATCAAGACGATGAAGAAGTCAGAAGCCAAA GTTTTGATAAGAATGCTCTCTGCCTATTATAACCATGTGAGAGCCTTTGAGACCACTTTGGTGACAAAATTCTATGGTCTTCATTGTGTTAAATTAACTGGGCCGATCCAGAAGAAG GTAAGGTTCATCATTATGGGAAACCTTTTTTGCTCGGAGTACTCCATTCACCGACGGTTTGACCTGAAAGGGTCGATTCTTGGACGCACGACAGATAAGCCTGAGAGCGAGATTGACGAAACAACTATCCTTAAGGATCTCGATCTTAACTTTATATTCCGACTTCAGAAATCATGGTTTCAAGAGTTTTGCAG GCAAATCGATCGAGACTGTGAGTTTCTTGAACAAGAAAGAATTATGGATTATAGTCTTCTTGTTGGTCTTCACTTCAGGGAAACTTCAGCTGCTGGTGATTTGATACCTTCTGGGGCTCGCACTCCGATAG GTGGGCCTGATAACGAAGCAGCTCCTCGTCTGTCGAGAGTCGACTTGGATCAGCTCTTCCTAGATCCATCCAG ATGGTCGAGTATCAAATTGGGCGTAAACATGCCTGCTCGGGTCGAACGAACGGTGAGAAAAAGCGACAGCGAGTTTCAACTGGTAGGAGAACCAACAGGAGAGTATTATGATGTGGTTATGTTCTTTGGTGTCATTGACATACTTCAAGATTATGACATTAGCAAGAAGCTTGAGCATGCCTATAAGTCCATTCAATACGATCCAACTTCGATATCAGCTGTTGATCCGAAGCAATACTCGAAGCGGTTTCGTGACTTCATATTTAATATCTTTGCAGAAGATGAGACAAACTTCGAATGA